The genomic DNA TTTATTAAAATTATATTTCATAATTTTACTCTCCTAATATTATAAACTCTTTGGATGTCTTATTGAGTGGAACACCTTTTCCATCTATTATAACAATATCATCTTCTATTCTAACTCCCCCTACATTTGGAATATAAATACCTGGCTCACAAGACATTACCATTCCTTCCACTAATATATCTTCACTATTTGGATTTAAAGTGGGAACTTCACCATCTCCAAGACCTATACCATGACCCAGTCCATGATTAAAATATTCGCCAAATCCATGTTTATCTATAATTTTTCTAGCCACTTTGTCAACATCACTTGCCCTAGTTCCTTCCTTTATTGACTCTATTGCAGATAATTGTGCTTCCAATACTACATCATATATCTCTTTAATAATTTTAGGAGGTTTACCTATAGATATTGTACGAGTCATGTCTGATTGATACCCTTGATAAACAACACCAAAATCTATTGTTATAGCTTCATTCACTTTCAATTTTTTGTTTGTAGGTCTTCCATGTGGCATTGCACCTCTTTCTCCTGATACCACTATTGTTTCAAAAGACATTCCACTTGCACCTTTTTTTAATGCATGATACTGAATTAGAGCTGATACTTCTAGCTCAGTCATATCTTTTTTAATTTCAGAAATAACCTCATCAAATACTTCATCTGTAATTTCACAAGCCTTTTTAATAAGTTCAATTTCTTCTTTAGATTTTATAGCCCTTAGCTTCCATAATTCATTTGTTATTAAATTGATTTCAAAACCTTCATTTTTTAGTGAAAGATACTCTTGTATACTCATAGCTTGGTTTTCTATTGCTAACTTTTTTATATTTAATTCTTTTAATAACTCAATTATAGTTGGTATATAAGAACCTTGAGATACAATCCTTTTTATGAAACCAGTCGTTTTTTTATCTGCTTCATCAATATATCTGCCATCTAGAATTTGATAATTTTTATCCTTAGTAACAAGCACATATACACCACTACCTGATAAAGCTCCTATATATCTTTTAGTATTTTTTGCTTTAATCAAAAGAGCGTCAACACCTCTTTTATAGATTAAGGATACTAATCTCTCCATTGTATTATTCATAACAAAATATTAGAAATCCAATCCTAAATCATCCAATAAGTCTTCTTCTTCTTTAGAGAATATATTCTTAGTTTCTTCTTTTTGTTTTTTATTATTTTGTTGACGTTCCATTATTTTAAAGAATGGCCAATATAATAAAACTGCTAATACTAATTGCAATGCATTTGCTAATATAGAATGCCAATCTCCATTAGTTAAAAATCCTTCTAAGAATACCCCTACATATGGAGGGTCAAATACTGGCTTTGCTAACCATCCCCAGTGCATAAAAAACATTGGTAGTGTACCTATTATAGCTCCACCAAATACATGTGGTATAAACATTATTGGATTTAATATTATCGGTGCTCCAAATAATATTGGTTCATTTATCCCAAATAATGCAGGGAATAATGATACACGTCCAATCTTCTTATAGGAAGCATTTTTTGATAACATACATGCAATTACACAACCTATACTAATTCCACATCCTGTAAATCCAAAGAATGCACTTGAAGCTCCTGCTGTAAAGAAATGAGGTATTGTTTCTCCAGCTTGCATAGCTGCTATGTTTTCAGCTATAAATGTAATCATTATAGGTCTAGTTATAGGACTAAATACTGATGAATGTATTCCAAAAAAGAATATAGTACATATAGCAAAGTTAAGTGCAAGAACTGACCATGGGTTATCCATACTTCCTACTAATGGAGATAAAAATTGAGTAAGTATCTGTGGAGGTAATTCTCCAAATACTTTTAATGAAATAAAACGAGCAACTATAAAAGTTCCACAAACTATTATAGTAGTAGGTATTAATTCAAAAGACCTAGATACAAAATCAGGTACATTTTCTGGCATTTTTATTGTGATATTCTTCTTATTACAAAAATTATATAACTCCACAGAACCAAGCCCTGCTATCATACCTGTAAATAGCCCTTTAGCTCCTAAATTTCCTATTTCTAAAGCTCCATCTGGTGTAAATGAGGCTACTAGGAATAAAAAGGAAAAAGTTGATAGTGCAACACAACCTGGTATATATAATTTATAGTAGTTCCCCAGATTAAAAGCAATACACATACAAGCATATAATCCTATTAAACCTATGGAAAGACTTACTGGTAAATCCAATATTGCTGAATTGTTAAGTATGAATTTGCTTATTGGATTATTTTCTCCAAGCATATTTGGAAGTGCTGGAAGTATTGCAAATATACTTCCTAATATTGTGAATGGTGTCATAGCAACCATACCAGCCTTTATAGAACCAAGGTGACGTTGATTGTCAACCTTATGAGCTAAAGGCATAAATACTCTATTCATAAATGCTTCAAATTTTGAAAACATATCTAATCTCCCTTTTCCCTCATTATTTTTATTATCCTTGAGCTAATTGATGTTTCTTATAAGTTATTAATGCCAACTTCATAACTGTAGCTCCATCCATTTTTCCATATACATCTTTATCTATTACTGCAAAAGGCTTATTTTTTGGCTCTAATATTCCTTTTAAGAAGTCTATTTTGTGAGCTATTTGAGGACCTATAAGTACTATATCCCAATCATCAACTTCACTTTCTATTGAATCTGCTGGTATAGCTGTAAACTCAAAATCTTTTTCATTGAGTTTAGCACTCTCTTTTACCACCTTTTTCATATTTTGCATTAACATATTAGTAGAAAATCCACCTGCACAACATAATAATATTTTCATAATAATTCCTCCTAAAGTTTGTATTTTTATTATCTCTTAAAAGCATCTAAACTTTTAAAAGAATTTTTACATAAATAATCTATTTCTACATTACAATTACTTATCGAGACAATATATCAAAGCCTCTATCAAGTCTTTTGCTAGCTGAGAAGTCATATAGTGGTCTTGAGCATGTACCATTAAAAGACTCATTGCTGGACTTTCAACATCTTCATTTAAATCTTGAGTTATTAATTCTGTTTGTATCCTGTGAGCTTCAATATCTATTTTACGAGCTTCCTCTATTAACAATTTTGCTCCTTTAAAATCTTTTGACTTCACTTTTTTTAAAGCCTCAAAAGCTTTCGATTTACTCTCTCCTGCAGTTGATATAAGTTCCATTATTTGTACTTCTGTTGACATTTTCTTATTCTCCTTTAGATAAAATTTCTTATATGTTTATATTGTTCTTCATCAAAATTTAAAATTAACTGTGTATACAATCTTATAATGTTCTCCAAATCTTTATTACTTACTATTGAAAATGCACAATGACCATATCTAACTGGTACACAAGTTACTACACAAGGTTTCCCTTCATTTACGAGATGTGCTTCTCCTCCATCAGTCCCACCTGATTCAAACATATCATGTTGAAGTGGTATATTATTTTTATCAGCAATTTCCATTACATAATCTATCATTTTTCTACTAGGGACTAGAGTCCTATCTCTATGCATTAGCATTACACCTTTATCAATTTGTTTCTGATTTGTATAGTCTCTCACAAACTCATTTTTAGCACATGCTACATCTATTACAAATACTATATCTGGATTTATTAGCTGTGTTGATGTCTTTGCTCCCCTTATTCCAACCTCTTCACTACTTGTAGCCGCAAAGTGAATATTACAATTTAGATTTTCTTTCCTAAGTTCTTTTAAAACTTCTCCCATCACAAAACATCCTATCCTATCATCAAAAGCCTTTCCCACTAATCGGTCTGGTAAAGTAAATTCCTCAAAGCTTGTTGTATATGTTACCATATCCCCAACATTAATCCCTAGGTTATATACATCTTCTTCTGTATATGCTCCAATATCTGCATATATATTTTCAGCCTTACCATTATTATATGTAGCATTTATGACAGCGGGGATTTTCTTCCCTTCTTTTGTTGTAATTCTAACTTTTTGTACAAACTGTGCAAGAGGTTTTACTCCTCCTATTGTTATTAAGTGAATCATACCAAGTTTGTCTATACTTCTCACCATAAATCCAACTTCATCCATATGAGCACAAATCATTACGTTTGGTGCACTCTCATCTTTTATTTTAGAAAAGATGATACTCCCTAGCCCATCACAGATAATTTTATCACTATAAGCTTTTAGTTCTTCCAATAAAACATGTCTAACCTCTTCTTCATTAGATGCTATACCATCTGCTTCTGACAACCTCTTAAAAAACTCTATATTCATGTCTAACCTCCCAGATAGATTTTTAACTTATACATAAACTCTTCATAAGATTGTGACTTATTTAGCATGTCTACCATATCCTTATTTGCCATAATCTTACTTAAATATTTAGATATTTGCTTATGAAGTTCTAAATTTCCCTTTATTAATGAAATCATGAAAATAATTTTAGGCACCCTATTTTCATAAATAATATCAGTTTGTATCAAAGCTACTGATATTATATTTTTGTTTCCTGTCATCTCGATTGGATGAGGTATAGCCACCCCATTTGTATAAATAGTACTCAAATAGCTTTCTCTTTCCCATACATCTTTGGGATAGGTTGGAGAACAAGCTCCCTCGTCAACTATACATTTTGACATACTATCAAGGATATCCTTATACTTAGCTTTATCTTTTATACACCTAAAGTGATTCTTATCAAATAGACCTAATATATATTGTTTTGGGCTTGATATATTTCCTATATGGTCTGCAAATCTAACACTTTCTTTAATATCTAAATAATCCAATTCGTCTAAAATTTCATTTATAAGTATAACTGGAGCATTTATTTCAAATAAAAGATTTGTTATTGAAAAAATCAAATCTGGTGCAAATTCTATTACAGCTTTTTCTTCTAGTAATGAAAAATTTCTTATCTCAGCATTTGGAAAAATTTCTTTAAGTCTTAAATTTATCAAAAATGCACTACCTCCACCAGAAGAGCATATTATTGCTATTTTATATTTTTTATTAAAATTAGCTTCTTCTCTCTTTTCAAAAGGAACAGCAATGTGAGTAGCTATAAACCCTATTTCATCTTGACTTATTTTTATATGATACTCATTTTCTATGATTTTTGAAAATTGAATAGATAAGTTAAAAACAGTTGGATACTGTTGACTTATTTTAACTGAAAAAGGATTTATTATCTTGTGGTTCTTCTTTATACGTTCTATTAAACATGCAATATGTAAGTAAAATAAGTTAAAAAACTCTTTATCTTCTAAAAAATTAGAGTTATATTTTTTATCTATCTCTCTAAAAAATTCGAACATAATATCTTGAAGTTTATTCTTATCAATATTCTTTATAGTGGCTTTCTTATCTTTAGTCTTTAGTTTTATAAGCTCCTTTAAATAATACTTTTCATCATAATTAAGGTTATATTTTTTATCTCTAAAAATTTTATCTAATAATTTATCTATAATTAAATCTTCTGTATATAATTTTAAATCGCTAGCATTTCCCACTACTCTCATACTAACTCTTATATACAATATAATAATTTGTGCTAATATTTCCTCAAGTTCTGTTAAATTTGCTTCTAAATCATGTTCATTAAGTACATTTTTTATTGTACTTCTAATATTAGCTAATTTTAAATTATCTATAAACTTATTCCTGTACTCTGTTATATTTCTATTCCCTCTAAAATAACTATCCACCAATATACTTTGAATTTCTTTTATAGAACCTTCTATTTTAATTCCATAATGAGCCTTTCGCTCTAGTTTTAATTCTGTATCCTTTATCTTTTCATCTATCTTTTTTAAATCATTTTTTATTTGGGATGAACTTACTAGAAATTTTTTACTTAACTGTTCTATAGTTTTATAACCTTCATTTACTAAAAGCTCTACTATTATAGACTCCAACCGTTGTTCTGGATTTTCAACTAAATCTGAGGGTAAGTTTCTTAGATAATGCTCGAATTTATCTTGGTCTTTAATATTTAGAATATATCCTAATTTAGACTTATATTCTAATTTAAAACCATTACATTCTTTTATAGTTTCTATCTTTTTTATTTCATTTCTGATAGTTCGAGTAGATACCCCCAACTTATCTGCAAAATAATCTATGTTTAGATAACCACTACTATTTTTTAATGTTTCAAGAATAATGCGTTCTCTCATATCCCCACCTCCCTCAGTGTTATTATTGTGTTTTTTAAAGTGGTATAAAAAATATTTTTTATAAAAACAATCTTTTCTTTTTATTTAAGAATTTTATATCCTAGTATATTTTAATTCCACAATTTAATATAAATATTTTATAATAATAAAATATATAGTTCAATTTTTAGTATATTTTAATTATATATGTAATACTTTACCAATAAAAGCTGATATTTTTCATCAATTAAATGAAAAAAATACACCATTTACATATAATTAATATAAATTTTTCATATAACAAATATCCTAAACTTATCTAAAATAAATTTAGGATATTTTATTTTTATACTCTATTTACAGACCCACACACTTTAATCTTTTCTTTCACAAAATCCTTTACTGATTGAAGCCCTGCTAATCCATACTTTTTAGGGTCTATAACCTCAGAATCTTCATCTAAAACTTTTTTAACCCCTTTACTATATGCAATTCTTAATTCAGTTGCATAGTTAACTTTTGCAATACCTCTTTTTATAGCTTCTTTTATAATATCATCATGTATTCCTGAACCTCCATGCAATACTAAAGGTATTGAAACTACATTTTTAATTTCTGATAACCTATCTAAATCTATTTTAGGTTCACCCTTATACAATCCATGTGCAGTACCTATAGCAATAGCCAATGAAGATATTCCTGTTCTATCGACAAACTCTTTTGCCTCTTTTGGATTTGTATAATCATTACTATTCCCGCCATCTAAATCATCTTCTTTTCCACCAACTTTCCCAAGTTCTGCTTCCACTGGTATAAGAGAAGGACTACATGCTTTTACTACTGATTTAGATATAGATATATTATTTTCAAAGCTTTCATGAGAACCATCTATCATTATTGATGTATATCCACTTCTTAAAGCTTTCATTGCAAGGTCAAAACTTGAACCATGGTCCAGATGCATTGCTACAGGTATATTTACTCTTTCTGCAGCAACCTTTGCATTTGCTAGATAATAATCAAGACCTGCATATTTTACAGTAGATGGAGTAGTTTGTAATAT from Clostridioides difficile ATCC 9689 = DSM 1296 includes the following:
- a CDS encoding PTS sugar transporter subunit IIC, translating into MFSKFEAFMNRVFMPLAHKVDNQRHLGSIKAGMVAMTPFTILGSIFAILPALPNMLGENNPISKFILNNSAILDLPVSLSIGLIGLYACMCIAFNLGNYYKLYIPGCVALSTFSFLFLVASFTPDGALEIGNLGAKGLFTGMIAGLGSVELYNFCNKKNITIKMPENVPDFVSRSFELIPTTIIVCGTFIVARFISLKVFGELPPQILTQFLSPLVGSMDNPWSVLALNFAICTIFFFGIHSSVFSPITRPIMITFIAENIAAMQAGETIPHFFTAGASSAFFGFTGCGISIGCVIACMLSKNASYKKIGRVSLFPALFGINEPILFGAPIILNPIMFIPHVFGGAIIGTLPMFFMHWGWLAKPVFDPPYVGVFLEGFLTNGDWHSILANALQLVLAVLLYWPFFKIMERQQNNKKQKEETKNIFSKEEEDLLDDLGLDF
- a CDS encoding PTS sugar transporter subunit IIB, with translation MKILLCCAGGFSTNMLMQNMKKVVKESAKLNEKDFEFTAIPADSIESEVDDWDIVLIGPQIAHKIDFLKGILEPKNKPFAVIDKDVYGKMDGATVMKLALITYKKHQLAQG
- a CDS encoding PTS lactose/cellobiose transporter subunit IIA, yielding MSTEVQIMELISTAGESKSKAFEALKKVKSKDFKGAKLLIEEARKIDIEAHRIQTELITQDLNEDVESPAMSLLMVHAQDHYMTSQLAKDLIEALIYCLDK
- the ypdE gene encoding aminopeptidase, with translation MNIEFFKRLSEADGIASNEEEVRHVLLEELKAYSDKIICDGLGSIIFSKIKDESAPNVMICAHMDEVGFMVRSIDKLGMIHLITIGGVKPLAQFVQKVRITTKEGKKIPAVINATYNNGKAENIYADIGAYTEEDVYNLGINVGDMVTYTTSFEEFTLPDRLVGKAFDDRIGCFVMGEVLKELRKENLNCNIHFAATSSEEVGIRGAKTSTQLINPDIVFVIDVACAKNEFVRDYTNQKQIDKGVMLMHRDRTLVPSRKMIDYVMEIADKNNIPLQHDMFESGGTDGGEAHLVNEGKPCVVTCVPVRYGHCAFSIVSNKDLENIIRLYTQLILNFDEEQYKHIRNFI
- a CDS encoding BglG family transcription antiterminator yields the protein MRERIILETLKNSSGYLNIDYFADKLGVSTRTIRNEIKKIETIKECNGFKLEYKSKLGYILNIKDQDKFEHYLRNLPSDLVENPEQRLESIIVELLVNEGYKTIEQLSKKFLVSSSQIKNDLKKIDEKIKDTELKLERKAHYGIKIEGSIKEIQSILVDSYFRGNRNITEYRNKFIDNLKLANIRSTIKNVLNEHDLEANLTELEEILAQIIILYIRVSMRVVGNASDLKLYTEDLIIDKLLDKIFRDKKYNLNYDEKYYLKELIKLKTKDKKATIKNIDKNKLQDIMFEFFREIDKKYNSNFLEDKEFFNLFYLHIACLIERIKKNHKIINPFSVKISQQYPTVFNLSIQFSKIIENEYHIKISQDEIGFIATHIAVPFEKREEANFNKKYKIAIICSSGGGSAFLINLRLKEIFPNAEIRNFSLLEEKAVIEFAPDLIFSITNLLFEINAPVILINEILDELDYLDIKESVRFADHIGNISSPKQYILGLFDKNHFRCIKDKAKYKDILDSMSKCIVDEGACSPTYPKDVWERESYLSTIYTNGVAIPHPIEMTGNKNIISVALIQTDIIYENRVPKIIFMISLIKGNLELHKQISKYLSKIMANKDMVDMLNKSQSYEEFMYKLKIYLGG
- a CDS encoding tagatose-bisphosphate aldolase subunit GatY, which translates into the protein MALVTTTSMLKKAQDEGYAVGAFNVENMEMVIAVIEAAEELNSPVILQTTPSTVKYAGLDYYLANAKVAAERVNIPVAMHLDHGSSFDLAMKALRSGYTSIMIDGSHESFENNISISKSVVKACSPSLIPVEAELGKVGGKEDDLDGGNSNDYTNPKEAKEFVDRTGISSLAIAIGTAHGLYKGEPKIDLDRLSEIKNVVSIPLVLHGGSGIHDDIIKEAIKRGIAKVNYATELRIAYSKGVKKVLDEDSEVIDPKKYGLAGLQSVKDFVKEKIKVCGSVNRV